A region from the Streptomyces lydicus genome encodes:
- a CDS encoding VOC family protein, protein MTSLIRHTTIDCTDAYRLASFWAQVLDGTLAEDDLPGDPEATVTTTGGALLFVTVPDAKAGKNRVHLDLQPQDRSRDEEVERLLALGATLVADHRRADGAGWVTLADIEGNEFCVERSAAERAG, encoded by the coding sequence ATGACTTCACTGATACGTCACACCACGATCGACTGCACCGACGCCTACCGCCTGGCGAGCTTCTGGGCACAGGTGCTGGACGGCACACTGGCCGAGGACGATCTGCCGGGTGATCCGGAGGCCACGGTCACGACGACCGGCGGCGCCCTGCTCTTCGTCACGGTGCCCGATGCCAAGGCCGGGAAGAACCGGGTGCACCTGGATCTGCAGCCACAGGACCGGAGCCGGGACGAGGAGGTCGAACGGCTGCTGGCGCTCGGCGCGACCCTGGTGGCCGACCACCGGCGGGCCGACGGGGCCGGGTGGGTGACACTGGCCGACATCGAGGGGAACGAGTTCTGCGTGGAGCGCAGCGCGGCGGAGCGGGCGGGCTGA
- a CDS encoding right-handed parallel beta-helix repeat-containing protein, with protein MALRQMKYMGCVAAMLVGGLGAASPSDATERLVVHPGQSIQRAVDRAKPGDTVIIRPGLYRESVVIRKSRLRLVGAGSKTVISPIGKRAGNMCAKAGNGICVIGTEGRPLRDVSIRSLTVRGFKKNGLWASRTDRLAVRHVFARNNGVWGIAQERSVRGLFRDNVVTGNGDSGIFLANTVKEEGGATDTRGAAVTENYLARNRVGITVRRVRNLVIAHNTITQNCAGVFVVGDESRPRAGALAVRNNTVVKNNKFCPANPRLPFLQGSGIVLTGAEKTLVRRNLVRDNVGKSPLSGGIVLFHSFVKATNQHNLIIDNLVQHNKPVDLADRDPKGKGNRFVDNICRTSQPPGLCRRHEAFEAHEAQPSSIGE; from the coding sequence ATGGCGCTACGACAGATGAAATACATGGGCTGCGTCGCCGCGATGCTGGTCGGCGGACTGGGCGCGGCATCGCCGAGCGACGCAACGGAACGACTCGTCGTCCACCCCGGTCAGTCGATCCAGCGGGCGGTGGACAGAGCGAAGCCGGGTGACACCGTCATCATCCGGCCCGGCCTCTACCGGGAGAGCGTGGTCATCCGCAAGTCGCGGCTGCGCCTGGTCGGTGCGGGCTCCAAGACGGTGATCAGCCCGATCGGCAAGCGGGCCGGGAACATGTGCGCGAAGGCCGGCAACGGCATCTGCGTCATCGGCACGGAGGGCAGGCCGCTGCGGGACGTCAGCATCCGTTCGCTGACCGTCAGGGGCTTCAAGAAGAACGGCCTCTGGGCCTCCCGTACCGACCGGCTGGCCGTGCGCCACGTGTTCGCACGGAACAACGGCGTGTGGGGCATCGCCCAGGAGAGGTCCGTCCGCGGGCTGTTCCGGGACAACGTGGTCACCGGCAACGGCGACTCGGGAATCTTCCTGGCCAACACGGTCAAGGAGGAGGGCGGGGCCACCGACACCCGGGGGGCCGCGGTCACCGAGAACTACCTCGCGAGGAACCGGGTCGGCATCACGGTACGCCGGGTCAGAAACCTGGTGATCGCCCACAACACCATCACCCAGAACTGCGCCGGCGTCTTCGTCGTCGGCGACGAGTCCCGCCCCCGGGCGGGAGCGCTGGCGGTCCGGAACAACACCGTCGTCAAGAACAACAAGTTCTGCCCCGCCAACCCCCGCCTGCCGTTCCTCCAGGGGTCCGGCATCGTCCTCACCGGCGCCGAGAAGACGCTGGTGCGGCGGAACCTGGTCCGCGACAACGTGGGCAAGTCCCCGCTCTCCGGCGGCATCGTGCTCTTCCACAGCTTCGTGAAGGCGACCAACCAGCACAACCTCATCATCGACAACCTCGTGCAGCACAACAAGCCGGTGGACCTCGCCGACCGCGACCCCAAGGGCAAGGGAAACCGGTTCGTCGACAACATCTGCCGGACCTCGCAGCCGCCCGGTCTGTGCCGACGGCACGAGGCGTTCGAGGCGCACGAGGCGCAGCCCTCTTCAATCGGAGAATAG
- a CDS encoding methyltransferase, giving the protein MTTVSPPPQPAMRLRELVFGAACAAAVRAAAQLRVADALGDRPTTAEELAAAVKTEPRPLDRLLRTLSCYGIFEETDDGKYVHTEMSRLLREDTPNSLRYISLWCTEPWTWAAWPRLDDAVRTGRSVFDDLYGKSFFEYLHQDAGDSAEVFNRAMTTSSKQSAQDLADLLDLSGASSVADIGGGQGHVLASLLEKYPALEGTLLDLPTVVANPDPRLRDGGPLASRVRVVPGDCREDIPVRADVYIIKNILEWDDESTRRTLHNVVAAARPGARVVIIENLVDDSPSMKFTTAMDLLLLLNVGGAKHTKASLVSRMAEAGLKVGEIREVNPYLHAFECTVPE; this is encoded by the coding sequence ATGACCACCGTAAGTCCCCCTCCCCAGCCGGCCATGCGGCTCAGGGAACTCGTCTTCGGAGCCGCCTGTGCGGCGGCCGTACGGGCGGCGGCGCAACTCCGCGTCGCCGACGCACTGGGCGACCGGCCCACCACCGCGGAGGAACTGGCCGCCGCGGTCAAGACCGAGCCGCGTCCGCTGGACCGGCTGCTGCGCACGCTGTCGTGCTACGGGATCTTCGAGGAGACCGACGACGGCAAGTACGTCCACACCGAGATGTCCCGGCTGCTGCGGGAGGACACCCCCAACAGCCTGCGGTACATCTCGCTGTGGTGCACCGAGCCGTGGACCTGGGCGGCCTGGCCGCGGCTCGACGACGCGGTGCGCACCGGCCGCAGTGTCTTCGACGACCTGTACGGCAAGAGCTTCTTCGAGTACCTGCACCAGGACGCCGGGGACTCGGCCGAGGTCTTCAACCGCGCGATGACCACGTCCAGCAAGCAGTCGGCGCAGGACCTCGCGGACCTGCTCGATCTGAGCGGTGCGTCGTCGGTGGCGGACATCGGCGGCGGCCAGGGGCATGTGCTCGCCAGTCTGCTGGAGAAGTACCCCGCCCTCGAAGGCACCCTGCTCGATCTGCCCACCGTGGTGGCGAACCCGGATCCCCGGCTGCGCGACGGCGGTCCGCTCGCCTCGCGGGTACGGGTCGTGCCCGGCGACTGCCGCGAGGACATCCCGGTCCGGGCCGATGTCTACATCATCAAGAACATCCTGGAGTGGGACGACGAGAGCACCCGCAGGACGCTGCACAACGTCGTCGCGGCCGCCCGCCCCGGCGCCCGCGTCGTGATCATCGAGAATCTCGTCGACGACAGCCCCTCGATGAAGTTCACCACCGCCATGGACCTGCTGCTGCTGCTCAACGTCGGCGGCGCCAAGCACACCAAGGCGAGCCTGGTCAGCCGGATGGCGGAGGCCGGCCTGAAGGTCGGCGAGATCCGGGAGGTCAATCCGTATCTGCACGCGTTCGAGTGCACCGTCCCCGAATGA
- a CDS encoding TcmI family type II polyketide cyclase, whose protein sequence is MHHALIVARMKTGSAPDIAEVFQASDRTELPHLVGVSRRTLFQFGDVYLHLIESDRPPGPEIAKVTEHPEFRAVSDKLSAFVSAYDPETWRSPKDAMAQQFYSWQRDGSR, encoded by the coding sequence ATGCATCACGCTCTGATCGTCGCCCGTATGAAGACCGGTTCGGCTCCGGACATCGCCGAGGTCTTCCAGGCCTCCGACCGTACGGAACTGCCGCATCTGGTCGGCGTCTCGCGGCGGACCCTCTTCCAGTTCGGTGACGTGTACCTGCACCTCATCGAATCCGACAGGCCGCCCGGCCCCGAGATCGCCAAGGTGACCGAACACCCCGAGTTCCGCGCCGTCAGCGACAAGCTGTCCGCCTTCGTCAGCGCGTACGACCCCGAGACCTGGCGAAGCCCCAAGGACGCGATGGCCCAGCAGTTCTACAGCTGGCAGCGCGACGGCAGCCGCTGA
- a CDS encoding SRPBCC family protein, with product MSGHTENDITIAAPLDLVWDITNDIENWPQLFSEYASVEVLSREGDKTTFRLTMHPDDNGTVWSWVSERIVDRQNRTVRARRVETGPFAHMDIHWKYAEIPGGTSMHWTQDFAMKPDAPVDDKGMTEMINRNSRIQMELIRDRIEQRDRELRSTTVS from the coding sequence ATGTCCGGCCACACCGAGAACGACATCACCATCGCGGCGCCGCTCGACCTCGTCTGGGACATCACCAACGACATCGAGAACTGGCCGCAGCTGTTCAGCGAGTACGCCTCGGTCGAGGTGCTGTCCAGGGAGGGCGACAAGACCACCTTCCGGCTGACGATGCACCCGGACGACAACGGCACGGTCTGGAGCTGGGTCTCCGAGCGCATCGTCGACCGGCAAAACCGCACCGTGCGCGCCCGCCGGGTCGAGACCGGCCCGTTCGCGCACATGGACATCCACTGGAAGTACGCCGAGATCCCCGGCGGCACCTCCATGCACTGGACCCAGGACTTCGCGATGAAGCCCGACGCCCCGGTCGACGACAAGGGCATGACCGAGATGATCAACCGCAACTCCCGGATCCAGATGGAGCTCATCCGCGACCGCATCGAGCAGCGGGACCGCGAGCTCCGGTCCACCACCGTCAGCTGA
- a CDS encoding acyl carrier protein yields MNAQLTLNELAALMKSAAGLTVDPKELANRPDATFNEFGLDSLGLLGIVGELENRQGRPMPTDAERCKTPRDFLALVNAAQTVPTVQENVSTTGA; encoded by the coding sequence ATGAACGCTCAACTGACGCTCAATGAGCTGGCCGCGCTGATGAAGTCCGCCGCCGGGCTCACCGTCGACCCGAAGGAGCTGGCGAACCGGCCCGACGCGACGTTCAACGAGTTCGGCCTGGACTCGCTCGGCCTGCTCGGCATCGTCGGCGAGCTGGAGAACCGGCAGGGCCGGCCGATGCCGACCGACGCGGAGCGCTGCAAGACGCCGCGTGACTTCCTCGCCCTGGTCAACGCCGCTCAAACCGTCCCCACCGTCCAAGAGAACGTGTCTACGACAGGAGCCTGA
- a CDS encoding ketosynthase chain-length factor codes for MSSPKTRRSVVTGIGVIAPNGVSTETFWKATVEGISVLDRVTREGCEHLPLKVAGEVRGFDPADLIEERYLVQTDRFTHFAMAAANLALDDARLGRADYNDSPFAVGVVTAAGSGGGEFGQRELQRLWGQGSRHVGPYQSIAWFYAASTGQISIRGGFKGPCGVVASDEAGGLDALAHAGRTIRRGTDAVVVGAAEAPLAPYSVVCQLGYDDLSKLDDPARAYRPFTSGACGFVPAEGGAMLIVEEEAAAVSRGASVRAVLAGHAATFTGASLWEESRDGLAHAIRGALADARCAPEEIDVVFADALGVPAADRAEALAIADALGRHASQVPVTAPKTGTGRAYCGAPVLDTAAAVLSMEQGVVPPTPNVVDVCHDLDVVTGRARPAELRTALVLSRGLMGSNAAMVLRKGSPSPS; via the coding sequence ATGAGCTCCCCGAAAACACGTCGTTCCGTCGTCACCGGCATCGGTGTCATCGCCCCCAACGGGGTGAGCACCGAGACCTTCTGGAAGGCGACGGTCGAGGGCATCAGCGTCCTCGACCGCGTGACCCGTGAGGGGTGCGAGCACCTTCCGCTCAAGGTCGCCGGAGAGGTCCGCGGGTTCGATCCGGCGGATCTGATCGAGGAGCGCTACCTCGTCCAGACCGACCGGTTCACCCACTTCGCCATGGCGGCGGCCAACCTCGCGCTGGACGACGCCCGGCTCGGCCGTGCCGACTACAACGACTCACCGTTCGCGGTGGGCGTCGTCACCGCCGCCGGATCCGGCGGCGGCGAGTTCGGCCAGCGGGAGCTGCAACGGCTCTGGGGCCAGGGCTCCCGCCACGTCGGCCCGTACCAGTCGATCGCCTGGTTCTACGCGGCGAGCACCGGACAGATCTCCATCCGCGGCGGCTTCAAGGGGCCGTGCGGAGTCGTGGCCAGCGACGAGGCGGGCGGTCTGGACGCCCTGGCGCATGCCGGCCGCACCATCCGGCGCGGCACCGATGCCGTCGTGGTGGGTGCCGCCGAGGCACCTCTGGCCCCCTACTCGGTCGTCTGCCAGCTCGGCTACGACGATCTGAGCAAGCTCGACGATCCGGCCCGCGCCTACCGGCCGTTCACCAGCGGCGCCTGCGGGTTCGTGCCCGCTGAGGGCGGCGCGATGCTGATCGTCGAGGAGGAGGCGGCGGCCGTGAGCCGTGGGGCGAGCGTCCGGGCCGTACTGGCCGGGCACGCCGCGACCTTCACCGGGGCCTCCCTGTGGGAGGAGTCCCGGGACGGGCTCGCGCATGCGATCCGCGGCGCGCTGGCGGATGCGCGGTGCGCCCCGGAGGAGATCGATGTGGTGTTCGCGGACGCGCTCGGCGTTCCCGCGGCCGACCGGGCCGAGGCGCTGGCGATCGCGGACGCCCTGGGCCGGCACGCCTCGCAGGTCCCGGTGACGGCACCCAAGACCGGCACCGGGCGGGCGTACTGCGGCGCCCCCGTTCTGGACACCGCGGCCGCGGTGCTCTCCATGGAACAGGGCGTCGTGCCGCCCACCCCCAACGTCGTCGACGTCTGCCACGACCTTGACGTGGTGACCGGCCGGGCCCGTCCCGCCGAGTTGCGTACGGCGCTGGTGCTGAGCCGGGGGCTGATGGGCTCGAACGCGGCAATGGTGCTGCGGAAGGGCTCCCCGTCCCCCTCGTGA
- a CDS encoding beta-ketoacyl-[acyl-carrier-protein] synthase family protein → MTRRVAVTGVGIVAPGGVGVPAFWDLLSAGRTATRGITLFDPAGFRSRIAAECDFDPAAHGLSEEEVARSDRYIQFAMVAADEALRSAGLDTEAEDPWRIGVSLGTAVGGTTRLEHDYVAVSNHGERWDVDHRPAGRYLERAFSPSSLASAVAERIGAHGPVQTVSTGCTSGLDAIGYAFHSIEEGRVDVCIAGASDSPISPITVACFDAIKATSANNDDPAHASKPFDAHRDGFVMGEGGAVLVLEELEHARARGATVHCEIRGYATFGNAYHMTGLTQEGLEMAEAINRALGDARIDATQVDYVNAHGSGTQQNDRHETAAVKRSLGEHARKIPMSSIKSMVGHSLGAIGAIEIVACVLALTHQVVPPTANYETPDPECDLDYVPKTARELPLRSVLSVGSGFGGFQSAVVLTRQGGRAS, encoded by the coding sequence ATGACCCGCCGTGTGGCGGTCACCGGTGTCGGGATCGTCGCTCCGGGCGGTGTGGGTGTGCCCGCCTTCTGGGACCTGCTCTCCGCAGGCCGCACGGCGACCCGTGGTATCACGCTCTTCGACCCGGCGGGGTTCCGCTCGCGCATCGCCGCCGAGTGCGACTTCGACCCCGCGGCCCACGGGCTGAGCGAGGAGGAGGTGGCCCGCTCCGACCGGTACATCCAGTTCGCGATGGTCGCCGCCGACGAGGCGCTGCGCAGCGCCGGCCTGGACACGGAGGCCGAGGACCCCTGGCGTATCGGGGTATCCCTGGGCACCGCGGTCGGCGGTACCACGCGCCTGGAGCACGACTATGTCGCCGTCAGCAACCACGGTGAACGGTGGGATGTCGACCACCGGCCGGCCGGCCGCTACCTGGAGCGGGCATTCTCTCCCAGTTCGCTCGCCTCCGCGGTGGCGGAACGGATCGGGGCCCACGGCCCGGTGCAGACCGTCTCGACGGGCTGCACCTCCGGTCTCGACGCCATCGGGTACGCCTTCCACTCGATCGAGGAGGGCCGGGTCGATGTGTGCATCGCCGGCGCGTCCGACTCACCGATCTCCCCGATCACCGTGGCCTGCTTCGACGCGATCAAGGCGACCTCCGCGAACAACGACGATCCCGCCCACGCCTCCAAGCCGTTCGACGCCCATCGCGACGGATTCGTGATGGGGGAGGGCGGCGCCGTCCTCGTCCTGGAGGAGCTGGAACACGCCCGCGCCCGCGGTGCGACGGTCCACTGTGAGATCCGTGGCTATGCCACCTTCGGCAACGCGTACCACATGACCGGTCTCACCCAGGAAGGCCTGGAGATGGCCGAGGCGATCAACCGGGCCCTGGGCGACGCCCGGATCGACGCCACCCAGGTCGACTACGTCAACGCGCACGGCTCGGGCACCCAGCAGAACGACCGGCACGAGACGGCCGCGGTCAAGCGGTCGCTCGGCGAACACGCCCGCAAGATCCCGATGAGTTCCATCAAATCCATGGTCGGCCACTCGCTCGGGGCCATCGGTGCGATCGAGATCGTGGCCTGTGTGCTGGCACTCACCCATCAAGTGGTGCCGCCCACGGCCAACTACGAGACTCCGGACCCGGAGTGCGATCTCGACTATGTGCCCAAAACCGCACGGGAGCTGCCGCTGCGTTCGGTGCTCTCGGTCGGCAGCGGCTTCGGTGGATTCCAGTCAGCGGTGGTACTGACCCGACAGGGTGGGAGGGCATCATGA
- a CDS encoding cupin domain-containing protein: protein MTTYRPRIVDLSETQPNRRRGGDLRAMLTPSAVGATSGFMGMALVQPGERIGEHYHPYSEEFVYVVQGALEVDLDGEPHPLRPDQGLLIPPYMRHRFRNVGDVEARMVFHLGPLAPRPELGHVDTEGTEESTPAAPPERTEPVS from the coding sequence ATGACCACGTACCGCCCACGCATCGTGGACCTCAGCGAGACCCAGCCCAACCGCCGGCGCGGAGGTGATCTGCGCGCCATGCTGACACCCAGCGCGGTGGGCGCCACGAGCGGCTTCATGGGCATGGCACTCGTGCAGCCCGGCGAGCGCATCGGCGAGCACTACCACCCCTACTCCGAGGAGTTCGTGTACGTCGTCCAGGGCGCACTCGAAGTGGACCTCGACGGGGAACCGCACCCGCTCCGCCCTGACCAGGGGCTGCTGATCCCCCCGTACATGCGGCACCGCTTCCGCAATGTCGGAGACGTGGAGGCCCGTATGGTCTTCCACCTCGGCCCGCTCGCCCCGCGCCCGGAGCTCGGCCACGTCGACACCGAGGGCACGGAAGAGAGCACACCGGCCGCACCACCGGAACGCACGGAGCCGGTGTCATGA
- a CDS encoding SchA/CurD-like domain-containing protein yields MTTLSERISQSAFDGSRLRVVLLLDLHDGAQQDFLEAYEHLRNQVASVPGHITDQLCQSIENPSQWLITSEWESAPPFLAWVNSEEHVKMVQPLHGCVRDTRSLRFSVLRETSNVARLAPEPPKGRLQANPRVGDGVVRHALTFTVKPGSESMVADILAGYTSPEARVDDTTRLRRTSLFMHGNRVVRAVEVQGDLVAALRHISQQPEVRAVEEAINPYLEQDRDLSDPNSARVFFTRAALPAVHHVSSGGQQPDGIKRHALFYPAKEGCGMTLAQMLARQDELAADDPSCPIAGSTVFQRDDVVVRLIDLRIPIESDPVLAIGVRGPRKTAVLRRLLDTEVAGGLSNDRELARFLERADMALITDRRAPGA; encoded by the coding sequence ATGACAACGCTGTCGGAACGAATATCCCAGTCGGCCTTCGACGGCTCCCGGCTGAGGGTCGTGCTGCTTCTGGACCTCCACGACGGAGCCCAGCAGGACTTCCTCGAAGCCTACGAGCACCTGCGCAACCAGGTCGCGTCCGTCCCCGGACACATCACCGACCAGCTGTGCCAGTCCATCGAGAACCCCTCCCAGTGGCTCATCACCAGTGAATGGGAGAGCGCACCGCCGTTCCTGGCCTGGGTCAACAGCGAGGAACACGTCAAGATGGTCCAGCCGCTGCACGGCTGTGTCCGTGACACCCGGTCGCTGCGCTTCAGCGTCCTGCGCGAGACCTCGAACGTCGCCCGCCTCGCGCCCGAGCCTCCCAAGGGCCGCCTGCAGGCCAACCCCCGCGTCGGCGACGGGGTGGTCCGGCACGCGCTGACCTTCACCGTGAAGCCGGGCAGCGAATCGATGGTCGCGGACATCCTCGCCGGGTACACCTCTCCGGAGGCCCGGGTCGACGACACCACCCGGCTGCGCCGCACCTCCCTCTTCATGCACGGCAACCGTGTCGTGCGTGCGGTCGAGGTGCAGGGCGACCTGGTCGCGGCGCTGCGGCACATCTCCCAGCAGCCCGAGGTCCGGGCCGTCGAGGAGGCCATCAACCCCTATCTGGAGCAGGACCGCGACCTCAGCGATCCGAACTCCGCCCGGGTGTTCTTCACCCGTGCCGCGCTGCCCGCCGTGCACCACGTCTCCTCGGGCGGACAGCAGCCCGACGGCATCAAGCGGCATGCGCTGTTCTACCCCGCCAAGGAAGGCTGCGGGATGACGCTGGCCCAGATGCTCGCCCGCCAGGACGAGCTGGCCGCGGACGATCCGTCCTGCCCCATCGCCGGCAGCACCGTCTTCCAGCGCGACGACGTGGTCGTGCGCCTCATCGATCTCCGGATCCCGATCGAGAGCGATCCGGTGCTGGCGATCGGCGTGCGCGGTCCCCGCAAGACGGCCGTGCTGCGGCGCCTGCTCGACACCGAAGTGGCCGGCGGTCTGTCCAACGACCGGGAGCTCGCACGTTTCCTGGAGCGCGCCGACATGGCCCTCATCACGGACCGCAGGGCACCGGGCGCCTGA
- a CDS encoding FAD-dependent oxidoreductase, with protein MNPTVEDRVPVLVVGGSLVGLSASLFLGRLGIRHLLVEKHADTSRHPRGRGNNVRTMELFRVAGAEQRIRDAASVLADNHGILQARSLTGDDQEWLFKEIDPGGGLARISPSAWCLCSQNDLEPVLVRCAREHGGDLRFSTELSSFEQDAQGVRATLRNRETGELTTVHADYLIAADGPRSPVRERLGIGRTGPGDLFHNVSITFRAPQLAEVVGDRRFIACYLTHPEADGALLPVDNKADWVFHAPWHPDTGETLEDFSDERCIEHIRRATGVPDMAVEITGKAPWHAAERVAERYASGRVFLAGDSAHEMSPTGAFGSNTGIQDAHNLAWKLAAVLNGAAGPELLATYEAERQPVARETSARASARSAEHSHPGYAPAPGAAGGRQRGVLTVALGYCYPEGAVVGADPGLPVVPDQMRLTGEPGTRAPHMWLRTGGERRSTLDLYEKSFVLLTGTDGEMWRTAVKGANEEFSLGLDCYMIGTGPNDDLVPEDGADWAEKHGTTPEGAVLVRPDGFVAWRAEGRVADPEAALRQVLAALLCRS; from the coding sequence ATGAATCCCACCGTCGAAGACCGGGTGCCGGTACTCGTCGTGGGCGGGTCCCTGGTCGGCCTGTCCGCGTCGCTGTTCCTGGGACGCCTGGGCATCAGACATCTGCTGGTCGAGAAGCACGCGGACACCTCCCGCCACCCGCGCGGGCGGGGCAACAACGTCCGCACCATGGAGCTGTTCCGGGTGGCCGGTGCGGAGCAGCGGATCCGCGACGCCGCATCGGTCCTGGCCGACAACCACGGGATCCTGCAGGCCCGTTCACTCACCGGCGACGACCAGGAGTGGTTGTTCAAGGAGATCGACCCGGGCGGCGGACTGGCCCGCATCAGCCCGTCCGCCTGGTGTCTGTGCAGCCAGAACGACCTGGAGCCCGTACTGGTCCGCTGTGCCCGCGAGCACGGCGGTGACCTGCGGTTCTCCACCGAGCTGAGCTCCTTCGAGCAGGACGCGCAGGGAGTGCGGGCGACGCTGAGGAACCGGGAGACCGGCGAGCTGACCACCGTGCACGCGGACTACCTGATCGCCGCCGACGGGCCCCGCAGTCCGGTCCGCGAGCGGCTGGGCATCGGCCGGACGGGGCCCGGCGACCTGTTCCACAACGTGAGCATCACCTTCCGCGCGCCGCAGCTCGCCGAGGTCGTGGGCGACCGCCGCTTCATCGCCTGCTACCTGACCCACCCCGAGGCCGACGGCGCCCTGCTGCCGGTCGACAACAAGGCCGACTGGGTCTTCCACGCCCCCTGGCACCCCGACACGGGCGAGACCCTGGAGGACTTCAGCGACGAGCGCTGCATCGAGCACATCCGCCGGGCAACGGGCGTACCGGACATGGCAGTTGAGATCACCGGCAAGGCCCCCTGGCACGCCGCCGAGCGGGTCGCCGAGCGGTACGCCTCCGGCCGGGTCTTCCTCGCCGGCGACTCGGCCCACGAGATGTCCCCCACCGGGGCGTTCGGCTCCAACACCGGCATCCAGGACGCCCACAACCTCGCCTGGAAGCTCGCCGCCGTACTCAACGGCGCGGCGGGCCCGGAGCTGCTGGCGACCTACGAGGCGGAGCGGCAGCCGGTGGCGCGGGAGACCAGCGCCCGCGCCTCGGCGCGCTCGGCCGAGCACAGCCATCCGGGGTACGCACCGGCTCCCGGCGCGGCCGGCGGCCGGCAGCGCGGGGTGCTCACCGTCGCCCTGGGGTACTGCTATCCCGAGGGCGCGGTCGTCGGCGCCGACCCCGGGCTGCCGGTGGTACCCGACCAGATGCGGCTCACGGGCGAACCGGGCACCCGCGCCCCGCACATGTGGCTGCGGACCGGCGGCGAGCGGCGCTCGACCCTGGATCTGTACGAGAAGTCCTTCGTCCTGCTGACCGGTACCGACGGCGAGATGTGGCGCACCGCGGTCAAGGGCGCCAACGAGGAGTTCTCCCTCGGGCTGGACTGCTACATGATCGGCACTGGGCCGAACGACGACCTGGTTCCCGAGGACGGCGCCGACTGGGCCGAGAAGCACGGGACGACGCCCGAGGGTGCGGTGCTGGTGCGCCCCGACGGCTTCGTGGCGTGGCGGGCCGAGGGGCGGGTGGCCGACCCCGAGGCGGCGCTGCGACAGGTCCTTGCCGCGCTGCTGTGCCGGAGCTGA
- a CDS encoding glutathione peroxidase has translation MSLYDIPLRTLTGEPASLADYRGKALLVVNVASKCGLTPQYSGLERLQQRYADRGFSVLGFPSNQFAGQEPGTAGEIATFCSATYGVSFPLFEKTDVNGADRHPLYTALTGTEDAEGAAGDVQWNFEKFLIDAEGRVAGRFRPRTEPEAEELVTAIEAALPA, from the coding sequence GTGAGCCTGTACGACATCCCCCTGCGCACCCTGACCGGTGAGCCCGCTTCGCTCGCCGACTACCGGGGCAAGGCCCTGCTGGTGGTGAATGTGGCGTCCAAGTGCGGGCTGACCCCGCAGTATTCCGGTCTGGAGCGGCTGCAGCAGCGCTACGCGGACCGTGGCTTCAGTGTGCTGGGCTTCCCCAGCAACCAGTTCGCGGGCCAGGAGCCCGGCACCGCCGGGGAGATCGCCACCTTCTGCTCGGCGACGTACGGCGTGAGCTTTCCGCTGTTCGAGAAGACCGACGTCAACGGCGCGGACCGGCACCCGCTGTACACGGCGCTGACCGGTACCGAGGACGCCGAAGGGGCGGCCGGTGACGTCCAGTGGAACTTCGAGAAGTTCCTGATCGATGCCGAGGGCCGGGTCGCGGGCCGTTTCCGGCCGCGCACCGAGCCGGAGGCCGAGGAACTGGTCACCGCCATCGAGGCGGCCCTGCCGGCCTGA
- a CDS encoding STAS domain-containing protein, producing MGPSSAEGGTTVLELRGELDILAVSVLSDRLDEITGTQGTDLVVDVRAVTFIDCAGLSLLSRARYRTRQRGGRLRLTGVFGGGSVARLLRMTGLTGSFEILSDETGGDDGGGAAGSPGSTASTTATATATVTDAAGTAVA from the coding sequence GTGGGACCCAGCAGCGCCGAGGGCGGCACGACCGTGCTGGAACTCCGCGGTGAGCTGGACATTCTCGCCGTGTCGGTGCTGTCCGACCGGCTGGACGAGATCACCGGCACGCAGGGCACCGACCTCGTGGTCGACGTCCGCGCGGTCACGTTCATCGACTGCGCCGGACTGTCCCTGCTGAGCCGCGCCCGCTACCGGACGCGGCAGCGCGGCGGCCGGCTGCGGCTGACCGGCGTCTTCGGTGGCGGGAGCGTCGCCCGGCTGCTGCGGATGACCGGGCTGACCGGCAGCTTCGAGATCCTGTCCGACGAGACCGGGGGCGACGACGGGGGCGGAGCCGCCGGATCGCCCGGATCGACCGCGAGCACGACGGCCACGGCCACGGCTACGGTCACGGACGCCGCGGGCACGGCCGTCGCCTGA